The region CACCCCGGTCCAGGCGAACCGGCGATAGCCCCCGGAACCGGGATGCCGCCCGATGGGCGCGAGCTCCCGCCACATCTCCAGAAAGGACCCACCGAAAGACCCACCGGACTGCGGGCCGCCGAGCTGTGGGTCGCCGGAGCGCGGACCGCCAGCCTGCGAGCCGCCGGGCTGCGGGGCGCCAGCCACCGCGGCCCCGGACTGCGCGCCGCCAGCCACCGGGCCACCGGACTGCAGGCCACTGGGCTGCGAGCCGCCAGCCACCGGGGCGCCGGGCTGCGAGCCGCCAAGCTGGGGCGCGCCAGGTTGTGGGCGGTTGTTCCGCAGGGCGGAACTGGTGGGCGCGGCCGAACCCGTGGTCGGCGACGAACCATCCGCCCCCACCGAGGAGTCGCCGCCCCCGCCAGAAACACCCCTCACGCGTCGTCACCCTCACGCATCGGCACCCGCACGCCACGCTCGTCCGCGACCGACTCCGCGATGTCGTACCCGGCGTCCACGTGCCGGATCACCCCCATACCGGGGTCATTGGTCAGCACCCGGCGGATCTTCTCGCCCGCCAGCTTCGTGCCGTCGGCCACGCACACCTGCCCGGCGTGGATCGACCGTCCCATGCCGACTCCGCCTCCGTGGTGGATGGAGACCCATGACGCCCCGGACGCCACGTTGACCATCGCGTTCAGCAGCGGCCAGTCGGCGATCGCGTCGGAGCCGTCGAGCATGGCCTCCGTCTCCCGGTAGGGAGACGCGACGGACCCGCTGTCCAGGTGGTCGCGGCCGATGACCAGCGGCGCGGCCAGTTCTCCGCTCGCCACCATGTCGTTGAAGCGCTCGCCCGCCTTGTCCCGCTCGCCGTAGCCGAGCCAGCAGATCCGGGCCGGCAGCCCCTGGAAGTGGACGCGCTCTCCGGCCATCTTGATCCAGCGGTGCAGTGACTCGTTCTCCGGGAACAGCTCCAGCATCGCTTTGTCCGTCTTCGCGATGTCGGACGCCTCGCCCGACAGGGCAGCCCAGCGGAAGGGGCCCTTGCCCTCGCAGAAGAGGGGGCGGATGTACGCGGGCACGAAGCCGGGGAAGGCGAACGCCCGTTCGTATCCGGCGAGTTGGGCCTCTCCCCGGATGGAGTTGCCGTAGTCGAAGACCTCGGCGCCGGCGTCCATGAAGCCGACCATCGCCTCCACGTGCCGTGCCATCGACTCGCGCGCCCGGGTCGTGAAGCCGGCCGGGTCCTTCGCCGCGTAGGAGGCCAGGTCGTCGAAGTCGACGCCGACCGGCAGGTAGGAGAGCGGGTCGTGGGCCGACGTCTGGTCGGTGACGATGTCGATGGGGGCGCCCTCGGCGAGCATGCGCGGGAGCAGCTCGGCCGCGTTGCCCAGCAGGCCGATGGAGAGCGGGCGGCGGGCGTCCCGGGCCTCCACCGCGAGCTGGAGGGCGTGCTCCAGGGAGTCGGCCTTCACGTCGAGGTACCGGTGCTCGATGCGGCGCTCGATGGCACGCGGGTCGACGTCGATGCAGATCGCGACGCCGTCGTTCATCGTCACGGCGAGCGGCTGGGCGCCGCCCATCCCGCCAAGGCCGGCGGTGAGGGTGATCGTCCCGGCGAGGGTGCCGCCGAACTTCTTGGCGGCGACGGCGGCGAAGGTCTCGTAGGTGCCCTGGAGGATGCCCTGGGTGCCGATGTAGATCCACGAGCCGGCCGTCATCTGCCCGTACATGGTCAGACCGAGGGCCTCCAGACGGCGGAACTCCTCCCAGTTGGCCCAGTCGCCGACCAGGTTGGAGTTGGCGATCAGTACGCGCGGGGCCCACTCGTGGGTCTGCATGACGCCGACCGGGCGGCCCGACTGGACGAGCATCGTCTCGTCCTGCTTGAGGGTGCGCAGGGTGCGGACCATGGCGTCGAAGGAGCGCCAGTCACGGGCCGCCTTGCCGGTGCCGCCGTAGACGACGAGCTTGTCGGGGTGCTCGGCGACCTCGGGGTCCAGGTTGTTCTGCAGCATCCGCAGGGCGGCCTCCTGCTGCCATCCCAGGGCACTCAGTTCCGTACCGCGCGGGGCTCGTACGGGGCGGGGTCCTGACATGGTCTGCCTCCCAGCGGACTGCTAGCGACTATTGCAGTGGATATTCACATCTTCGCCTTCTGAATAGAACTAGTCAATACGTTCTTGCGCCAGCACGCACGCGCCGCGGATGTTTGGCTTGCCCCATCGATACGGACATCGACACATACGTCAGCACGGACAACGACACCACGGGGGATGTCATGGAGCACAACAGGTCGGATCGGATCAGCCGGCGGGACGAAGCCGTACGCGCCGCCGTGGAGCAGGGACTGCTCCACACCCACGCACCCATCGTCGGTCTGCTCGACGTCACCGGCATCCGCGAGTCCGTCGCCGAGCTGCGCGCCGCCTTCGACGCGGTCCTGGCGCCCGGCACGCCCGTACTGCACGCCTTCGCGGTGAAGGCGACCCCGCTGGTGCCCGTACTGCGGCTGCTGCGCGAGGAGGGGATCGGGGCCGAGGTGGCGAGCCCGGGGGAGCTGGCGCTGGCGCGGGCGGCGGGCGTGCCACCGCACCGGACGGTGCTGGACTCGCCGGCCAAGACGCCCGCCGAACTGCGCGAGGCGCTGGCACTGGGCATCGCCGTGAACGCCGACAACCCGCAGGAGCTGCACCGGCTCGACGCGCTGATGGGCTCGGCGACCAGCCGGTCCCCGATCGGGATCAGGGTGAACCCGCAGATCGGCGGAGGGTCGATCGGGTCCACGTCCACGGCCACGGCGACCTCGAAGTTCGGGGTGGCGCTCCAGGACGAGGGGGCGCGCGAGTGGATCGTGGGGGCGTACGCCGAGCGCCCGTGGCTGACCAGGCTGCACGCGCACACCGGGTCGCAGGGCATCCCGCTGTCGCTGATGGTGCGGGGCGTGGCGGAGACGTACGCGCTCGCCGAGGAGATCAACCGGCGGGTCGGGCGGCGGCAGATCGACACGATCGACATCGGCGGCGGGCTGCCGGTCAACTTCGCGTCGGACGCGACGAGTCCGACGTTCGCGCAGTACGCGCGGCTGCTGGGTGACGCGGTGCCGGGGCTGTTCGCGGGGCGGTACGGGCTGGTGACCGAGTTCGGGCGGTCGCTGCTGGCCAAGCACGGCACGGTGGTGGCCCGGGTCGAGTACGCGAAGAGCGCCGGCGGACGCCCGGTCGCGGTCACGCACGCGGGCGTACAGGTCGCGACCCGGACGGTGTACGCGCCGGGGTCATGGCCGCTCAGGATCGCCGCGTACGACGGGAGGGGGCGCCCCAAGTCCGGGGCGGACGTGGTGCAGGACGTGGCCGGGCCCGCCTGCTTCTCCGGCGACCTGCTCGCCGAGGGGCGGGCGCTGCCACTGCTCGAACAGGGCGACTACGCGGCGGCGCTGGACACGGGCGCGTACTACTTCGCGCACCACTACGGGTACAACTCCCTCGCCCGGCCGGGGATCTACGGATTCGCGTCGACCGGGGGCGGTGACGGCAGGGGCGGTGACGGCAGGGATGGGGGCGTCACCTTCGCGGTCGTACGGGAGCCGCAGACCGTCGCCGAGATCGTGGCCGAATCCGGCGGGGCGCACGCGTCCGCGCTCACCACCCTCGCCACGCCCGCCTCCCGCTCGGCGCGCCCTTGACGGACTCCGGGGAACATGCAGGTCAACTGCCTTGAAAACAGGCTCAGTCGACCCACCTTAGTCATCCGGCGCATGTTCCACTGGAAAATGCCAGATCTCTCACTCCTCGCGCACACGTTGCGTAGCGTCTGCGTCACTCAGCCGAACACCGGGCTGGCCGAACATCAGTCGGCCGAACGTCAGGTGGGGCGGCCGAACACCAGCCGGACAGACGCGAGCGGGACAGGTGGGAGGGGCTCAGGGTGCCCGGAATCGACGAGTGCTTACTGGAAGCCATGCGGCTGCCCGGTGCCCGGGGCGCCGCGCTGGTCGACTGGACCAGCGGGCTGGCACTGGGCACCGTAGGGGAATCCCCGGGCGGTGACCCGGAGACGATGGCGGCCGAGGCGGCCGAGCTGGCCCGGCTGGCCGCCGAGCACCGCGCGTTCGCCCCGGAGGAGGACTACGACGCCGACGCCGACGAGTTCACCGGCGGTCGGTCGGGGCAGGATCCTCCGGTCGAGGACCTGATCATCAGCAACCGCGACAGCTATCACGTCCTGCGGTTCGTCAGGACGAGCTTCGACAGCAGTGTGTTCCTGCATCTGTGGCTGGCCCGCGCGGACGGCAACCTCGCGCTGGCCCGCATCCGGCTCGGCGAGATGGCCGGACGGCTGGTGCTGGGATGACGACACTGCGCACGAACCTGACGACCCCGCCCCCGCGTCTGCCGGTGCGGGACAGGGCGGCGGCCCGGCAGCGGGTGGGGGGCGGGGTCTCGCCGATGCTCGCCCGGCTCGCCACCGAGCGGGCCACCGGTGTCCTGGTCCGCGAGCGCGGCTCGCTCTATCTCGCCGACGGCGAGGTCGTGCACGCGGAGAGCCCGGCCGTACCCGGCCTCGACGTGCTGCTCACGGCGCGCGGCACGCTGGACGCGGACGGCTGGCGGGACGCGGTCGGCGCGGCCGGCGAGCTGCACCGGGTCGGGCGGTTCCTGGTCGAGAGCGGCCGGATCGGCGCGGGCGCCCTGGAGGTGTGCCACCTGGGGGCGCTGTACGACGCGGCGTACTTCGCCCTCTCGCCCAGCGGCACGCCGGGACACTTCCGGTACGGGGACACGCACTGGCTCGGTCCGGTGCGCCCGGTGCCGGTGGCGGCGGTCGAGCACGAGACGCTGCGCAGGCGCGCCCTGCTGCACCGCATCTGGCCCGACCCGGCCCCCGACAGCGCCCCCCTGCTCCTCTCCGGCAGCCCGGCCGCGCCGACGGTCACCGCCCGCCAGCACGCCGTACTGGCCCTGGTGAACGGGGTCCGTACGGCGGCCGACATCGCCCTGGCGCTGGCCCGCCCCACGTTCCACGCCCTCGTGGACATACGGCGACTGGCAGCCGCGGGCGTCATAGCCCCGGAGGCCACCCCGACCCCGACCCCGACCCCGATGCCGATGCCGATGCCGATGCCGGCCGACCTCGCCCCCGCACTCGCCCCGCCACCACCGTCCGAGTCCTCCGCTCCCCCGGCTCCCCCCGGGACACTGCCGCCGTCGTTCGCCGACCCCAACGTCACGCTGCTGAAGAGGCTCAGGGATGCGCTGGAGGCCCTTTGAACGGCAGCGCCCGCGTGCCGAGAGGAGACAGCTCATGGCAGCCGAGGCCGAAGTCATGGACGAACTGCGCAGGTTGCGGGCCCGCGTACCCCAACTCACCGGCGCGCTCGCGGCCAGCGTCGACGGTCTCGTCATCGTGCAGGACACCCCAGGTGTCGAACCGGAGACGGTCGCGGCGCTCACCGCCACCGCGCTCAGCGTCGCCGTGCGGATGGCGGACGCGACCGGCCAGGGCGACTTCCGCGAGCTGCTGGTGCGGGGGGTGTACGGCTATGTGGCGACGTACGCGGCGGGCCGTACCGCCGTCCTGACACTGCTCGCCCAGGACCGCGTCAACGTCGGCCGGCTGCACCTGGAGGGCCGCCGGGCCGGCCTGCGTATCGGGGAGCTGGTCGACGCGGCGGCCGAGACCCGGCCACCGCCGGCCGTGGCGGAACCGGCCACCGAGCCCACGGCGCCCCCCATGCCCACCACCGCACCCGCACCCGCCCCCATGCCCACTCGAACCAGAACCCCGCGCGCGGCACGCACACCGTCAACCACGCCCAACGCGCGTACCACCACGGATAGTTGAACCGGAAGCAGGAGAGGAACACCGTCATGGCCAACACCGAGACCGCGCTCAAAGAGGCGCTGACCTCCATCGAGGGCGCCACCGGAGTCGCACTCGTCGACTACACCAGCGGCATGGCCCTGGGCACGATGGGCGGCAGCAAGACGTTCGACCTGAACGTCGCCGCCGCCGGCAACACCGATGTCGTACGCGCCAAGATGCGGACGATGGAACACCTCGGTCTGAAGGGTGAGATCGAGGACATCCTGATCACGCTGTCCAGCCAGTACCACCTGATCCGCATGATGAAGGGGCGCGGGGGCAACGGCCTCTTCCTCTACCTGGTGCTCGACATCAGCCGTTCCAACCTGGCGATGGCCCGCCACCAGCTGAAGAGGATCGAGGCGGACATCGAGGTCTGAGCCCGGCCGGCGAGCCGGACCAGCCAGCCGAGCCGGACCGGCTGGACCAGTACGTCGCCGCGGCGGCGCGCCCCGCCCGGGGTCGCGTCGCCCGCGGCGATTCCCGTGGCACGGTAGGCCTTGACCGGCTTGCCCACCGGGGCCCCGGAGCGCGGGCCGAGCCAGTCGACCCGCACCCAGAGCAGCACGTCGTCGGCACGCTCACGGCGGCCCAGCCAGGCCGCCTTCAGCCGCAGCCCGGTACCGGCCCCGGCGAGCAGCAGCCCGCCCGCCGCGGGCACCGCGAGGGAGCTGCCCAGCGCGGCGGCGAAGGCGAGCAGCAGCCACCAGCGGTGGCCACGGCGCCAGTTGCGAACCGTCACCGCGCGGTCCTGGAGCACATCGTGCCGCCCGGCCCGGGCGGGACCGGCGGCGAGCGCGGTGTAGCGCCGGCGCCGCGCGTACGCCACGACCCCGGCCGTGATGATGAACAGCGCGGCCCCCGCCATCACCCCGATCCGGCGGCCGGTGATCCCCGGCGCCAGTAGGCCGATGCCCGCCGCGAACACCCCGAACCACCACATGGGCGCCGCTCCGGCCCGTACGACCACAGCCACCCGCGCCAGCCCCTGACCTCCGCGCGCCACGTCCGCCTCCCGGTTCCTCCACCTCGTACAGTCCTGCCGGAGCGGGAGAGTAGCGAGCGAACGTGAGACGAGTCTGAGAACGGGGGACGGGTACGAGAAGGACCCGCGAAGTACCCGCCCGGGCCTACTCGACGAACAGCCCCCGGGCGGCCGCCCGCGCGTCGAACTCCTCCAGGCGGGCCTGGGCGTCCGGCAGGTCGTCGCACATGGCCTCCAGCAGCACCCGGCCGAGCAGCATCGGCGCACAGGCGGTGTCGAAGGCGAGGCCGGTGCCGACGGCGGCCGGCAGCAGCAGGTCGGAGACCTTCGCGACCGGCGCGAACGCCGAGTCGGCGACGGTGACGACGGTCAGCCCCGCCCCCTTGGCGTAGGCGAGGGTGTCGACGACCTCGCGCGGATGCCGGGGCAGCGCGAAGCACAGCAGGGCCGAGGCGCCCGCCCGTACGGCGGCGTCGATACGGTCGTGGATCATCGTGCCGCCCTCATGGAGCAGCCGTACGTCCGGGTGGACCTTGGCGGCGAAGTACGCGAAGCCGTAGGCCTGGGAGGCGGCGGCGCGCAGCCCGAGGACGGGCAACGGGCGGGAAGCGGCGAGGAGTTGACCCGCCCGCCGTACCGGCCGTGGGTCGGCGAGGATCTCCGCCAGGTGCCTCAGGTTCTCGATCTCGGCCTCGACGGCCTGCTGGTACTCGTTGTACGAGCCCGGCTCGGCGCTCTGTTCGGTGGGGGCGACCTCGCGCAGGTGCTTGCGCAGCGCCGGGTAGCCGTCGAAGCCGAGGGCGACGGCGAAGCGGGTGACGGACGGCTGGCTGACACCGGCCAGTTCAGCCAGCTCGACACTGGAGAGAAAGGGCACCTCGGAGGCGCGGCGCACCATGCTGTGCGCGATGCGCCGCTGCGTCGGGGTGAGCCGGTGCCCTTCGAAGAGTGCCTGGAGCCGGGCGGCGGGGCTGTCGGGTAGGCGCCCGCTCGCGCCCACCTCTCCTGCGGCGCCCTGCACCCCCTCGACCCTTTCCGTCCTCTCCGTGCCCTCCGCGCCCGTACTGGCGTCCCTGTTGTCGTCCGCGTTCGGCGTGCTCATTCCCCGCTCCCCCTCCAGATCTCCGTGAACCGGTCCAACAGTGCCGATGCCGCTGTCACGTCGTCCGTGAGCGGCCGGTCGGCCGAGTCGGCGTCGAGGACCGACTCGGCCAGCTCCAGCGCCCGTCCGGCCGGCAGTTCGGGGTCCGGCCGCAGGTCGCGCTGGCGCAGCGCCCGTACGGCGGCGACCAGTTCGCAGCCGACGACGAGACGGTACGCGTCGCACGCTCGCAGTGTCTGGCGGGCGGCGAGCGAGGCGAAACTGGCCTGTTCCTCGACGCCCCGGGAGAGTACAGCGTGCCCGAGCGAGGCGGGCGCGGAGAAGGCCCGCAGATCACCGAGGGCCGCTCCGGCGGCGTACTCCAGGATCATCACCCCGGAGGCGGCGGGCTCGTGGTCGGCGAGGAAGGGGCGCAGTCGGGTGAAGGCGGGCTCGTTCAGGGTGGACAGGCGTGAGGTGGACAGCCGCGCCACCTGGGTGATGGCCAGCCTGAAGTGGTCGAGGGCGAGGGCGAGTTGGGCCTGGTAGAAGCCGCCGTGGTGGTAGGCGGTGAGGTCCTCGGGGGAGATGAGGGGGTTCTCGGCGGCGGCGTTGATCTCGATCGCGAGCACTCCCTCCAGCGCGTCCGCCGCGTCATGGGCGGGCCCGTGGATCTGCGGCAGGCACCGGAAGCCGTACGGGTCCTGGATGCGCCCGAGGGGAGGGGTGGGCCGGTCCGCGGAACCGATCAACTCCCGCATCCGGCGGGCGACTTCGACGGACCCCCGGTGCGGACGGGCGGCGTGCACGGGCGCCGCGTACGCCTCGTGGGATCCGTCGACGGCGTGCAGCGAGAGCGCGGCGACGACCTGGGTGGCGGCGATGAGCCCGCGCAGTTCGTGCAGGGCGAGCGCGGCCTGCCCGAGGGTGAGCGCGTTGCTGCTGATCAGGGCGAGGGCGTCATTGTTGTCGAGGGCCTGGGGCGCGGGGGCGCCGACGGCACGACGCCCCCGGAGCACTGACCCACCGGCCCACGACCCCACACCCGGCCGCGACCCCGCACCGACCTCCGAGCCCACACCTGCCCCGACCTCCGACGCTGACCCCACACTCGGCCCCGGCCCGGCACCTACCCCCACCTCCGACCCTGACCCCACACTCGGCCGCGACCCCACACCCACACCCGCACCTGGCCCTGACCGCTGATCCTGCCCCGACCCGATCCAGTCGTGCTCCCCCGCCAGCGCCAGCCCCACCTGGGCCAGCGCCGCGATGTCCCCGGTGCCCACCGACCCGAACTCGTTGACCACGGGATACGCGCCGTTCTCCAGCGCCTCGCACAGGGCGGTGACGACTCCGGGCCGTAGTCCGGCGCCGCCCGCCAGCAGCTGGTTGGCGCGGACGGCGAGCATCGCCCGTACCTGCCGGGCCGGCAGTTCCGCGCCGATGGCGCCGGCGTGACTGCGCAGCAGGCGCAGGCCGTGGTCGGCGGCGGCCTCGGTGGGGACGTCCTCGTTGCGGTTGGCGCCGACGCCGGTGGAGCGGCCGTACACGCGGCCGGTCGCAGCGATCCGGCGGGCGACGTCCCAGACCTCCTCGACGCGCTTCATCGCGTCGGTGCCGGGGACCGGCCGCGCGGCCCCGTCGGCGAGGCGTACGACGTCGTCGACGCCGAGGCCGACGCCGTCCAGCACGACGATGCCGGTGGACATCGGGGGTGACGCGGCTGGTGACACCGAGGACGGCGCATCCACGATCCGGGACGACATAAGGCGAAGACTCCCCTCGAACGGGACGCGACCCGGACTCCCGGTCCTGCTCGCCGGACGTCCGTTACCTCAGATGCCTCGGATCAGGTCGGCAGCCAGGCATGGCCCATCCATTCAGGCAAGGCAGATGCTGCATGACGTTATACAGGATCGGCAAGGGGCACCCCGTGATCCGGGCGGACACCGACGAGGAGCGCCTCAGGCGGTAAGGAC is a window of Streptomyces sp. B21-083 DNA encoding:
- a CDS encoding MurR/RpiR family transcriptional regulator codes for the protein MSTPNADDNRDASTGAEGTERTERVEGVQGAAGEVGASGRLPDSPAARLQALFEGHRLTPTQRRIAHSMVRRASEVPFLSSVELAELAGVSQPSVTRFAVALGFDGYPALRKHLREVAPTEQSAEPGSYNEYQQAVEAEIENLRHLAEILADPRPVRRAGQLLAASRPLPVLGLRAAASQAYGFAYFAAKVHPDVRLLHEGGTMIHDRIDAAVRAGASALLCFALPRHPREVVDTLAYAKGAGLTVVTVADSAFAPVAKVSDLLLPAAVGTGLAFDTACAPMLLGRVLLEAMCDDLPDAQARLEEFDARAAARGLFVE
- the hutU gene encoding urocanate hydratase, with translation MSGPRPVRAPRGTELSALGWQQEAALRMLQNNLDPEVAEHPDKLVVYGGTGKAARDWRSFDAMVRTLRTLKQDETMLVQSGRPVGVMQTHEWAPRVLIANSNLVGDWANWEEFRRLEALGLTMYGQMTAGSWIYIGTQGILQGTYETFAAVAAKKFGGTLAGTITLTAGLGGMGGAQPLAVTMNDGVAICIDVDPRAIERRIEHRYLDVKADSLEHALQLAVEARDARRPLSIGLLGNAAELLPRMLAEGAPIDIVTDQTSAHDPLSYLPVGVDFDDLASYAAKDPAGFTTRARESMARHVEAMVGFMDAGAEVFDYGNSIRGEAQLAGYERAFAFPGFVPAYIRPLFCEGKGPFRWAALSGEASDIAKTDKAMLELFPENESLHRWIKMAGERVHFQGLPARICWLGYGERDKAGERFNDMVASGELAAPLVIGRDHLDSGSVASPYRETEAMLDGSDAIADWPLLNAMVNVASGASWVSIHHGGGVGMGRSIHAGQVCVADGTKLAGEKIRRVLTNDPGMGVIRHVDAGYDIAESVADERGVRVPMREGDDA
- a CDS encoding aromatic amino acid ammonia-lyase codes for the protein MSSRIVDAPSSVSPAASPPMSTGIVVLDGVGLGVDDVVRLADGAARPVPGTDAMKRVEEVWDVARRIAATGRVYGRSTGVGANRNEDVPTEAAADHGLRLLRSHAGAIGAELPARQVRAMLAVRANQLLAGGAGLRPGVVTALCEALENGAYPVVNEFGSVGTGDIAALAQVGLALAGEHDWIGSGQDQRSGPGAGVGVGSRPSVGSGSEVGVGAGPGPSVGSASEVGAGVGSEVGAGSRPGVGSWAGGSVLRGRRAVGAPAPQALDNNDALALISSNALTLGQAALALHELRGLIAATQVVAALSLHAVDGSHEAYAAPVHAARPHRGSVEVARRMRELIGSADRPTPPLGRIQDPYGFRCLPQIHGPAHDAADALEGVLAIEINAAAENPLISPEDLTAYHHGGFYQAQLALALDHFRLAITQVARLSTSRLSTLNEPAFTRLRPFLADHEPAASGVMILEYAAGAALGDLRAFSAPASLGHAVLSRGVEEQASFASLAARQTLRACDAYRLVVGCELVAAVRALRQRDLRPDPELPAGRALELAESVLDADSADRPLTDDVTAASALLDRFTEIWRGSGE
- a CDS encoding roadblock/LC7 domain-containing protein, with protein sequence MAAEAEVMDELRRLRARVPQLTGALAASVDGLVIVQDTPGVEPETVAALTATALSVAVRMADATGQGDFRELLVRGVYGYVATYAAGRTAVLTLLAQDRVNVGRLHLEGRRAGLRIGELVDAAAETRPPPAVAEPATEPTAPPMPTTAPAPAPMPTRTRTPRAARTPSTTPNARTTTDS
- a CDS encoding transcriptional regulator, which gives rise to MTTLRTNLTTPPPRLPVRDRAAARQRVGGGVSPMLARLATERATGVLVRERGSLYLADGEVVHAESPAVPGLDVLLTARGTLDADGWRDAVGAAGELHRVGRFLVESGRIGAGALEVCHLGALYDAAYFALSPSGTPGHFRYGDTHWLGPVRPVPVAAVEHETLRRRALLHRIWPDPAPDSAPLLLSGSPAAPTVTARQHAVLALVNGVRTAADIALALARPTFHALVDIRRLAAAGVIAPEATPTPTPTPMPMPMPMPADLAPALAPPPPSESSAPPAPPGTLPPSFADPNVTLLKRLRDALEAL
- a CDS encoding diaminopimelate decarboxylase, translated to MEHNRSDRISRRDEAVRAAVEQGLLHTHAPIVGLLDVTGIRESVAELRAAFDAVLAPGTPVLHAFAVKATPLVPVLRLLREEGIGAEVASPGELALARAAGVPPHRTVLDSPAKTPAELREALALGIAVNADNPQELHRLDALMGSATSRSPIGIRVNPQIGGGSIGSTSTATATSKFGVALQDEGAREWIVGAYAERPWLTRLHAHTGSQGIPLSLMVRGVAETYALAEEINRRVGRRQIDTIDIGGGLPVNFASDATSPTFAQYARLLGDAVPGLFAGRYGLVTEFGRSLLAKHGTVVARVEYAKSAGGRPVAVTHAGVQVATRTVYAPGSWPLRIAAYDGRGRPKSGADVVQDVAGPACFSGDLLAEGRALPLLEQGDYAAALDTGAYYFAHHYGYNSLARPGIYGFASTGGGDGRGGDGRDGGVTFAVVREPQTVAEIVAESGGAHASALTTLATPASRSARP